The Streptomyces kanamyceticus genome window below encodes:
- a CDS encoding NAD(P)H-dependent flavin oxidoreductase has product MSVLSTRLTERFAVRYPFACAGMAFAGGTADLAVAVSTAGGIGAVGAGLMPADRLRQIVREIRARAGSAPFHVNLITYFDTADSVRVCVEERVPIVSFHWGHPPAEQLKYLREAGISVWEQVASAEAAERAADDGVEVVVAQGWEAGGHNYGGLPTMVGVPEIVDAVGERALVLAAGGISEGRQVAAALCLGADGVWVGTRLVASQEADVHPEHHRRLVSALGQDTVRTAVFGPEWPEFNPMRVQRDRVVAEWHERLAEVPTDRAALEQVGTTVFQGEETVLRKFNVLPPTPATVADWEEMPWLMGQGVGLIHDVRPAGDIVRDMMDQAEHVLTRFRADL; this is encoded by the coding sequence TGCCGGGATGGCCTTCGCGGGCGGCACCGCCGACCTCGCCGTGGCGGTCTCCACGGCGGGCGGGATCGGCGCGGTGGGGGCCGGGCTCATGCCCGCGGACCGGCTCAGGCAGATCGTTCGCGAGATCCGCGCGCGGGCGGGGAGCGCGCCCTTCCACGTCAACCTGATCACGTACTTCGACACCGCCGACAGCGTCCGCGTCTGTGTCGAGGAGCGGGTGCCGATCGTGTCCTTCCACTGGGGGCACCCACCGGCCGAGCAGCTCAAGTACCTGCGCGAGGCCGGGATCTCGGTGTGGGAACAGGTCGCGTCCGCCGAAGCGGCCGAGCGCGCCGCCGACGACGGCGTGGAGGTCGTCGTCGCCCAGGGCTGGGAGGCGGGCGGGCACAACTACGGCGGCCTGCCCACCATGGTCGGCGTGCCCGAGATCGTGGACGCCGTGGGCGAGCGCGCCCTCGTCCTCGCGGCGGGCGGGATCAGCGAAGGACGCCAGGTCGCCGCCGCGCTGTGCCTGGGCGCCGACGGCGTATGGGTGGGCACGCGCCTTGTCGCGTCGCAGGAGGCCGACGTGCATCCGGAGCACCACCGGCGGCTGGTCTCCGCCCTGGGCCAGGACACCGTGCGGACCGCGGTCTTCGGCCCCGAGTGGCCGGAGTTCAACCCGATGCGGGTGCAGCGCGACCGGGTGGTGGCCGAGTGGCACGAACGGCTCGCCGAGGTACCGACCGACCGTGCCGCGCTCGAACAGGTGGGCACCACGGTCTTCCAGGGAGAGGAGACGGTGCTGCGCAAGTTCAACGTGCTGCCCCCGACCCCCGCGACCGTGGCCGACTGGGAGGAGATGCCGTGGCTGATGGGGCAGGGCGTCGGCCTCATCCATGACGTCAGGCCCGCCGGGGACATCGTGCGGGACATGATGGACCAGGCTGAACACGTACTGACCCGCTTCCGGGCCGACCTCTGA
- a CDS encoding chloride channel protein, translated as MHGIRLSARRTGRQRVTAAEGPAASHPTEDAGPDVPPDAPYRILLSGRYLRMLLLSLVFGVLIALACFFFVGLQHWLQHEVWTNLPKAMGYREAPWWWPLPALALAGLLLAPIVSRAPGGGGHLPVNGLGGAPIGPRELPGVVLAALMTLPFGVVLGPEAPLMAVGSGLALLAVRRIKGASDPQTTALVATAGSTAAISTILGGPVVAALLVVEAAGLAGARLVVLLLPCLTASAAGAVVFTGFGAWTGLSIGGLGLPTVPPVANPDAGDFLWGIPLAALIAGGVALTRRLGRVTGRWTGGEHTAVRTVGCAVAVGGCLTAYALITGRSPEEAALSGQATLGHLAADPGAWSVAALLALVVCKGLAWSISLGSLRGGPIFPALLLGAAAALACAGLPGLGTTPALALGICAAATAVMGLPLCSAVLTVLLMGEDAYDQMPLIVLTAVVAHLTVLLVNRAADARAARATAQAVTTEGLRS; from the coding sequence GTGCACGGGATCCGGCTCTCGGCGCGCCGCACGGGCAGGCAGCGCGTGACCGCCGCCGAAGGCCCCGCGGCCAGCCACCCCACCGAGGACGCGGGGCCCGACGTTCCGCCGGATGCCCCGTACCGGATCCTGCTCAGCGGCCGCTACCTCCGGATGCTCCTGCTCTCCCTCGTCTTCGGCGTGCTCATCGCGCTCGCCTGCTTCTTCTTCGTGGGACTGCAGCACTGGCTCCAGCACGAGGTCTGGACGAACCTCCCCAAGGCCATGGGCTACCGGGAAGCGCCCTGGTGGTGGCCCCTGCCCGCCCTCGCGCTCGCCGGACTGCTCCTGGCCCCGATCGTCTCCCGGGCGCCGGGCGGCGGCGGGCACCTGCCGGTGAACGGCCTCGGCGGGGCGCCCATCGGCCCGCGCGAACTGCCGGGCGTCGTCCTCGCGGCGCTCATGACGCTGCCGTTCGGCGTGGTCCTCGGGCCCGAAGCGCCGCTCATGGCGGTGGGCAGCGGGCTCGCCCTGCTGGCCGTACGACGCATCAAGGGCGCGAGCGATCCGCAGACGACGGCACTCGTCGCCACCGCCGGATCCACGGCGGCCATCTCCACGATCCTCGGCGGTCCTGTCGTCGCGGCACTCCTCGTCGTCGAGGCGGCAGGCCTTGCCGGTGCCCGCCTAGTCGTCCTGCTGCTGCCCTGCCTCACCGCGAGCGCCGCGGGAGCGGTGGTCTTCACCGGCTTCGGCGCCTGGACGGGCCTCTCCATCGGCGGGCTCGGACTGCCCACCGTGCCGCCCGTGGCCAACCCCGACGCGGGCGACTTCCTGTGGGGCATCCCGCTCGCCGCGCTCATCGCGGGCGGCGTCGCGCTGACCCGGCGGCTCGGCCGGGTGACAGGGCGCTGGACGGGCGGCGAACACACCGCGGTCCGCACGGTCGGCTGCGCCGTCGCGGTGGGCGGCTGCCTCACCGCGTACGCGCTGATCACGGGGCGCTCCCCGGAAGAAGCCGCGCTCTCCGGCCAGGCGACCCTCGGCCATCTCGCGGCGGACCCGGGCGCGTGGTCCGTGGCGGCGCTGCTCGCCCTGGTCGTCTGCAAGGGACTCGCCTGGAGCATCAGCCTCGGGAGCCTGCGCGGCGGACCGATCTTCCCCGCCCTGCTGCTCGGCGCGGCGGCGGCCCTGGCCTGCGCGGGACTTCCCGGCCTCGGTACGACTCCGGCCCTCGCGCTCGGCATCTGCGCCGCGGCGACGGCGGTGATGGGCCTTCCGCTGTGCAGCGCGGTGCTCACCGTGCTGCTGATGGGCGAGGACGCGTACGACCAGATGCCGCTGATCGTGCTCACCGCGGTCGTCGCGCACCTGACGGTGCTGCTGGTGAACCGCGCGGCCGACGCCCGCGCGGCGCGGGCGACCGCTCAGGCGGTGACGACGGAGGGCCTTCGCTCCTGA
- a CDS encoding DUF6069 family protein translates to MESPNSPYGRSTAPYSVPPPSPDPTPLPPAGPRLDAGRLWAGGVMTAVVAALTAVVALMLVRGVLGIAVFAPESDGAMGDATTGALAGGAAVAALAATALLHLLIAGTPRPERFFAWIVALATAVMVLLPFTAAASLPAKIGTAAVYLLIGVAIGSLLSSVARSAVSRG, encoded by the coding sequence GTGGAATCACCGAACAGCCCTTACGGCCGGTCGACCGCGCCCTACAGCGTCCCGCCGCCCTCGCCCGATCCGACGCCCCTGCCGCCCGCGGGGCCGCGCCTCGACGCAGGGCGGCTGTGGGCGGGCGGCGTGATGACCGCGGTGGTCGCCGCGCTCACCGCCGTCGTCGCGCTGATGCTCGTACGCGGTGTGCTCGGCATCGCCGTGTTCGCACCCGAGAGCGACGGCGCCATGGGCGACGCCACCACGGGCGCCCTGGCAGGCGGCGCCGCCGTCGCGGCGCTCGCGGCGACCGCGCTGCTGCACCTGCTGATCGCGGGGACCCCGCGCCCCGAGCGGTTCTTCGCCTGGATCGTCGCGCTCGCCACGGCGGTCATGGTGCTGCTTCCCTTCACCGCGGCGGCGTCCCTCCCCGCGAAGATCGGCACCGCGGCCGTCTACCTGCTCATCGGCGTCGCCATCGGTTCGCTACTGTCCTCGGTGGCCCGCAGCGCGGTGAGCCGGGGCTGA
- a CDS encoding SHOCT domain-containing protein, protein MDDYPLLDLFLTMLFFFLWIMWLFLLFRVVMDVFRDEELSGWAKAGWLIFCIVLPYLGVLVYVIVRGRGMGQRDVDRSRKAEAAFQDYIRKTAADGQQSGSSGSNGASGSSGTDELVRLAQLHDSGALTDDEFAQAKTKLLA, encoded by the coding sequence ATGGACGACTATCCGCTTCTCGACCTCTTTCTCACGATGCTGTTCTTCTTCCTCTGGATCATGTGGCTCTTCCTGCTCTTCAGGGTCGTCATGGACGTCTTCCGCGACGAGGAACTGAGCGGTTGGGCCAAGGCGGGCTGGCTGATCTTCTGCATCGTGCTCCCGTACCTCGGCGTGCTGGTCTACGTGATCGTGCGCGGACGCGGCATGGGGCAACGGGACGTCGACCGGTCACGGAAGGCGGAGGCGGCCTTCCAGGACTACATCCGCAAGACGGCCGCGGACGGGCAACAGAGCGGATCGAGCGGATCGAACGGCGCGAGCGGATCGAGCGGTACCGACGAACTCGTCCGGCTCGCCCAACTGCACGACTCCGGCGCACTCACCGACGACGAATTCGCCCAGGCCAAGACGAAACTGCTCGCCTGA
- a CDS encoding S8 family serine peptidase — protein sequence MRKTARTRAALVTGCLLLAGVAAGCGDDNDDKPDPMRGQQWALDALKLPDAWQKAKGDDTVIAIVDSGVDLDHPDLKDRLVDGYDFVDGDKRPEDGFGHGTHVAGIAAADTDNGKGIAGGAPGAKIMPVRVMGDDGSGSNANITKGIVWAADNGADVINLSLGEGPLMSNLLQGGILNRAIQHAHDKGAVVVAAAGNDGADTQPYKVGTPVLVVGASDEKGRPADFSNFGAQNAVSAPGVQILSTLPTYTVKLTAKNDTGYGKLDGTSMAAPHVAAVAALLHQQGKDPDAIMKTIRGTTTDPGSQKRLGLGVVDAKAAVDAADD from the coding sequence ATGCGCAAGACTGCCCGGACCCGCGCCGCCCTCGTGACGGGCTGCCTGCTGCTCGCCGGTGTCGCCGCGGGATGCGGCGACGACAACGACGACAAGCCCGACCCGATGCGGGGCCAGCAGTGGGCCCTGGACGCCCTCAAGCTGCCCGACGCCTGGCAGAAGGCGAAGGGCGACGACACGGTGATCGCCATCGTCGACAGCGGCGTCGATCTGGACCACCCGGACCTCAAGGACCGCCTTGTGGACGGCTACGACTTCGTGGACGGGGACAAGCGCCCCGAGGACGGGTTCGGTCACGGCACGCACGTGGCGGGCATCGCGGCGGCGGACACCGACAACGGCAAGGGCATCGCGGGCGGGGCGCCTGGCGCGAAGATCATGCCCGTCCGGGTGATGGGCGACGACGGCAGCGGCAGCAACGCCAACATCACCAAGGGCATCGTCTGGGCCGCCGACAACGGCGCCGACGTCATCAACCTCTCCCTCGGCGAGGGCCCGTTGATGTCGAACCTGCTGCAGGGCGGCATCCTCAACCGGGCCATCCAGCACGCCCACGACAAGGGCGCCGTGGTGGTGGCCGCCGCCGGGAACGACGGCGCGGACACCCAGCCGTACAAGGTCGGGACGCCGGTCCTCGTGGTCGGTGCGAGCGACGAGAAGGGCCGCCCCGCGGACTTCTCCAACTTCGGTGCGCAGAACGCCGTTTCGGCCCCCGGCGTGCAGATCCTCTCCACGCTGCCCACGTACACCGTCAAGCTCACGGCGAAGAACGACACGGGCTACGGAAAGCTCGACGGCACCTCGATGGCGGCGCCCCACGTCGCGGCGGTCGCCGCGCTCCTGCACCAGCAGGGCAAGGACCCCGACGCCATCATGAAGACCATCCGCGGCACGACCACGGACCCCGGATCCCAGAAGCGGCTCGGCCTCGGCGTGGTCGACGCCAAGGCGGCGGTCGACGCGGCGGACGACTGA